Proteins found in one Larimichthys crocea isolate SSNF chromosome I, L_crocea_2.0, whole genome shotgun sequence genomic segment:
- the arl9 gene encoding ADP-ribosylation factor-like protein 9 isoform X1: MFGLREAGVLGFSVVVAGGVAYLIWSQSTSSGEKKEEKKEEEKDGKSVREEEGEKKEEQPVAAAEAQKASQLQSKPVESAGTQVLVLGLDGAGKTSLLHCLATGSLEQDMQPTQGFNAVSINKEDLHIEFLEIGGKEELRPYWQKYMSRALVLVFVVDSSSSELFPVAKKHLHELLASDPLLPLMVLANKQDLPGSCSITDLHEALSLSEVGDRRLFLIGTYVKKGEAELSSGVQDARDLIVEMVCDSR; encoded by the exons ATGTTCGGGCTGAGAGAGGCCGGGGTGCTCGGCTTCTCCGTCGTTGTGGCGGGCGGAGTCGCATATCTCATCTGGAGCCAGTCGACCTCCTCcggggagaagaaggaggagaagaaagaggaggagaaagatggTAAAAGTgtcagggaggaggaaggagagaagaaggaggaacaacctgtggctgctgctgaagCTCAGAAAGCCTCACAG CTGCAGTCGAAGCCCGTGGAGTCAGCTGGGACACAGGTGCTGGTTCTGGGTCTGGATGGAGCCGGTAAGACCAGCCTGCTGCACTGTTTGGCCACCGGCAGCCTGGAGCAGGACATGCAGCCCACGCAGGGCTTCAACGCCGTCTCCATCAACAAGGAGGACCTGCACATCGAGTTCTTAGAGA tcggAGGGAAAGAGGAGCTGCGGCCGTACTGGCAGAAGTACATGTCCAGAGCTCTTGTTCTGGTGTTTGTGGTCGACTCGTCCAGCTCTGAGCTCTTCCCCGTCGCTAAGAAACACTTACACGAGCTGCTGGCGTCCGACCCCCTCCTGCCTTTAATGGTACTGGCCAACAAACAG GACCTTCCAGGATCCTGCAGCATCACTGACCTCCACGAggccctgtctctgtctgaggTCGGGGACCGCAGGTTGTTCCTCATCGGCACGTACGTGAAGAAGGGCGAGGCGGAGCTCAGCTCCGGCGTCCAGGACGCTCGGGACCTGATCGTCGAGATGGTTTGTGACAGCAGATAA
- the arl9 gene encoding ADP-ribosylation factor-like protein 9 isoform X2, with translation MFGLREAGVLGFSVVVAGGVAYLIWSQSTSSGEKKEEKKEEEKDGKSVREEEGEKKEEQPVAAAEAQKASQSKPVESAGTQVLVLGLDGAGKTSLLHCLATGSLEQDMQPTQGFNAVSINKEDLHIEFLEIGGKEELRPYWQKYMSRALVLVFVVDSSSSELFPVAKKHLHELLASDPLLPLMVLANKQDLPGSCSITDLHEALSLSEVGDRRLFLIGTYVKKGEAELSSGVQDARDLIVEMVCDSR, from the exons ATGTTCGGGCTGAGAGAGGCCGGGGTGCTCGGCTTCTCCGTCGTTGTGGCGGGCGGAGTCGCATATCTCATCTGGAGCCAGTCGACCTCCTCcggggagaagaaggaggagaagaaagaggaggagaaagatggTAAAAGTgtcagggaggaggaaggagagaagaaggaggaacaacctgtggctgctgctgaagCTCAGAAAGCCTCACAG TCGAAGCCCGTGGAGTCAGCTGGGACACAGGTGCTGGTTCTGGGTCTGGATGGAGCCGGTAAGACCAGCCTGCTGCACTGTTTGGCCACCGGCAGCCTGGAGCAGGACATGCAGCCCACGCAGGGCTTCAACGCCGTCTCCATCAACAAGGAGGACCTGCACATCGAGTTCTTAGAGA tcggAGGGAAAGAGGAGCTGCGGCCGTACTGGCAGAAGTACATGTCCAGAGCTCTTGTTCTGGTGTTTGTGGTCGACTCGTCCAGCTCTGAGCTCTTCCCCGTCGCTAAGAAACACTTACACGAGCTGCTGGCGTCCGACCCCCTCCTGCCTTTAATGGTACTGGCCAACAAACAG GACCTTCCAGGATCCTGCAGCATCACTGACCTCCACGAggccctgtctctgtctgaggTCGGGGACCGCAGGTTGTTCCTCATCGGCACGTACGTGAAGAAGGGCGAGGCGGAGCTCAGCTCCGGCGTCCAGGACGCTCGGGACCTGATCGTCGAGATGGTTTGTGACAGCAGATAA
- the spmap2l gene encoding testicular haploid expressed gene protein-like, protein MVSGKQGIKPRFGPSNRILDLAQHKTSKTVWATTPCEKLNWGNQEPIWPVSASALGAVPSPRIQYLSRHKRDFSAWEDHRRKEEEEEEEASFFRKTQRPCSRTSQYEHIVRLSTPRTRSRGSQEVGPPHTPQCENNCPVWHVDPKMKTSVISLRLLQLSKPKLNHPDFQSNRQSVASVVSFASTTAQISQRLVQLSLPRLKQSNICCELGRPEESIWTVPRAARKATASTRVERLATPKQLSKDYIAPREPTWSRKNVLSS, encoded by the exons ATGGTGTCTGGAAAACAAG gaATCAAACCCAGATTTGGTCCATCAAACAG aATCTTGGATCTGGCGCAACACAAAACCTCAAAAACGGTTTGGGCCACGACTCCTTG TGAGAAGCTGAACTGGGGCAACCAGGAGCCGATATGGCCCGTCTCTGCTTCAGCGCTCGGAGCCGTTCCAAGTCCAAGAATCCAATACCTATCCAGGCACAAAAGAGACTTCTCAGCATGGGAGGACCACCGGAG gaaagaggaggaggaggaggaggaggcgagctTCTTCAGGAAGACCCAGCGTCCTTGCTCCAGGACTTCCCAGTACGAGCACATTGTCCGCTTGTCAACACCCAGAACCAGAAGCCGCGGCTCCCAGGAAGTCGG GCCTCCTCACACACCTCAGTGTGAGAATAACTGTCCCGTCTGGCACGTCGATCCCAAAATGAAAACGTCTGTGATCTCACTCAGACTGCTGCAGCTCTCCAAGCCCAAACTGAACCATCCAGACTTCCAGAgcaacagacag AGTGTCGCGTCCGTCGTTTCTTTTGCTTCCACGACGGCTCAGATCTCTCAGCGACTCGTCCAGCTGTCACTGCCCAGACTGAAGCAGAGCAACATCTGCTGCGAGCTCGGACGCCCGGAGGAATCAATCTGGACT GTTCCCAGGGCAGCAAGGAAAGCCACGGCGAGCACTCGTGTTGAAAGGTTGGCGACACCGAAGCAGCTTTCCAAGGACTACATCGCTCCACGAGAACCAACGTGGAGCCGGAAGAACGTCCTGTCCAGCTGA